One genomic region from Arthrobacter sp. YN encodes:
- a CDS encoding 6-phospho-beta-glucosidase, producing the protein MRLMIAGGGGFRVPLVYRALCAGPFAGLVDELVLYDVDAARLAAIEAVIGDMPPAGGSTPVVVVSTDLREALTGADMVFAAIRPGGTAGRIADERVALDLGLLGQETTGAGGISYALRSIPRMLELARAMRRHCPEAWLINFTNPAGMVTEALEPVLGRKVIGICDSAGGLVQRAARAVGAPLTEGTLDGVGYFGLNHLGWLYRLAPGGQDLLPGLLSDHAALESMEEGRLFGQHTLLQLGCLPNEYLYYYYQTAQATDAIRRQQETRGASIHHQQSALYPALAKAPHAFELWDSARRSREEGYLAEARTHGEQRDESDLAGGGYERVALSVMRALSGGGSAQLILNVPNSPVSAVGLATADVAVPGLPADAVVEVPCEVTPDGALPLTQARPGGQFLTLMQHVKEVERLTIRAVVHGERSAAVGAFAAHPLIGSAELGEQLLTGYEAAFPDLGQLWGPTASDT; encoded by the coding sequence ATGCGGCTCATGATTGCCGGTGGCGGCGGCTTCCGGGTACCCCTTGTTTACCGGGCTTTATGCGCGGGTCCGTTTGCCGGGCTGGTGGACGAGTTGGTGCTGTACGACGTCGACGCCGCACGGCTGGCAGCCATCGAAGCCGTGATTGGAGACATGCCCCCGGCGGGCGGTTCCACGCCCGTCGTCGTAGTGTCCACGGACCTGCGGGAGGCCCTCACCGGGGCGGACATGGTCTTTGCTGCCATCCGGCCGGGTGGCACTGCCGGAAGGATCGCCGACGAACGCGTGGCCTTGGACCTGGGGTTGCTCGGGCAGGAGACTACAGGCGCCGGCGGCATCTCCTATGCCCTCCGTTCCATCCCCCGCATGCTGGAACTCGCCCGGGCGATGCGACGACATTGCCCCGAGGCGTGGCTCATCAATTTCACCAACCCCGCCGGCATGGTCACCGAAGCACTGGAGCCAGTGCTGGGGCGCAAAGTGATCGGAATCTGCGATTCCGCTGGTGGCCTGGTGCAGCGGGCGGCGCGGGCTGTTGGCGCGCCACTGACAGAAGGAACGCTCGACGGCGTGGGCTACTTCGGCCTGAACCACCTCGGCTGGCTTTATCGGCTGGCACCGGGCGGGCAGGATCTGTTGCCGGGCCTGCTTTCCGACCATGCCGCCCTTGAGTCCATGGAAGAGGGCAGGCTGTTTGGGCAGCACACCTTGCTGCAGCTTGGCTGCCTGCCCAACGAATACCTGTACTACTACTACCAAACGGCGCAGGCTACCGACGCCATCCGCCGGCAGCAGGAAACCCGTGGGGCGTCCATCCATCACCAGCAGAGTGCCCTGTATCCAGCCCTGGCCAAGGCACCGCACGCCTTTGAGCTGTGGGACAGCGCCCGCCGGTCCCGCGAGGAAGGTTACCTGGCCGAGGCCCGCACGCATGGAGAGCAACGGGACGAGTCTGATCTCGCAGGCGGCGGCTATGAGCGGGTGGCATTGTCCGTGATGCGTGCTCTGTCAGGCGGTGGTTCTGCCCAGCTGATTCTGAACGTGCCCAACTCGCCGGTGTCAGCAGTCGGCCTGGCCACAGCGGACGTGGCCGTGCCCGGGCTGCCGGCGGACGCCGTCGTCGAGGTACCCTGCGAGGTAACGCCCGACGGCGCGTTGCCGCTTACGCAAGCTCGGCCGGGCGGGCAGTTCCTCACGCTGATGCAGCACGTCAAGGAAGTGGAACGACTGACCATCCGCGCAGTGGTGCATGGAGAGCGCAGCGCTGCCGTTGGTGCCTTCGCCGCGCATCCCTTGATCGGCTCGGCGGAGCTGGGCGAACAACTCCTCACCGGATACGAGGCAGCCTTTCCCGATCTGGGGCAGTTGTGGGGCCCTACAGCTTCCGATACATGA
- a CDS encoding GNAT family N-acetyltransferase: protein MAAVSQEQTFDIRKATPEDWPGIWAILEPVIRDGETFTWDRDTSEETARDKWTKDAPGQTFVAVGKDTGQILGTGEFHANQAGGGSHIANAGYMVGANNSGQGIARALCAYSLSEAKAAGFYAMQYNAVVESNVRAVWLWQSMGFRILATVPEAFDHPEIGYVGLHVMYRKL from the coding sequence GTGGCCGCTGTGAGCCAAGAACAGACTTTCGACATCCGCAAAGCCACCCCTGAAGACTGGCCCGGTATCTGGGCCATCCTGGAGCCGGTGATCCGCGACGGCGAGACCTTCACCTGGGATCGCGACACCTCCGAGGAAACGGCCAGGGACAAGTGGACCAAGGACGCTCCCGGCCAGACGTTCGTGGCCGTGGGCAAGGACACGGGCCAGATCCTTGGAACAGGGGAGTTCCACGCCAACCAAGCCGGCGGCGGCAGCCACATTGCCAACGCCGGGTACATGGTGGGGGCGAACAATTCAGGCCAGGGCATCGCCCGCGCACTGTGCGCCTATTCGCTGAGTGAGGCCAAGGCGGCCGGCTTCTACGCCATGCAGTACAATGCCGTGGTGGAGAGCAACGTCCGGGCAGTGTGGCTGTGGCAGTCCATGGGCTTCCGGATCCTCGCTACGGTCCCTGAAGCCTTTGACCACCCGGAGATCGGGTACGTCGGCCTGCACGTCATGTATCGGAAGCTGTAG
- a CDS encoding carbohydrate kinase family protein, with protein MDAMPQRRFDPLASLRSTADQQCDLLLTGTVFQDIIFTGLPHSPEPGTEIWSEGMGSCPGGVANQAIAAARLGLRTNLAATFGDDGYGDYNWQILESQEHVDLSLSRKVPGWHSPVTVSLCVNQDRSMVTHGHPAPISSSELIGQPPKALAAVADLGEELEPWMLAAKEGGTKLFGVVGWDPTGEWSERRLDLLENFHAFLPNAPEAMAFTGKADPWAALYSLADRVPVAVVTLGPQGAVALDSETGEEEWVPSLPVSAYDPTGAGDCFGAAFIVGCLAGWRLGDRLRFANLCASLAVQEVGGSLAAPGWGDIADWWQRANARKERQSSQWLRRFAFLEPIVKDIPAEAQRRARATIAHLSDAQ; from the coding sequence ATGGACGCTATGCCCCAGCGACGTTTTGATCCCCTTGCTTCCCTACGGTCCACTGCCGACCAGCAGTGCGACCTCCTCCTGACCGGAACGGTCTTCCAGGACATCATCTTCACTGGTCTTCCGCACTCCCCTGAACCCGGCACGGAGATCTGGAGCGAGGGCATGGGAAGCTGCCCGGGTGGGGTAGCCAACCAAGCCATCGCCGCTGCCCGCCTGGGCCTGCGCACCAACCTTGCCGCGACCTTCGGGGACGACGGGTACGGCGACTACAACTGGCAGATCCTTGAAAGCCAGGAACACGTGGACCTCTCGCTGTCACGAAAAGTGCCGGGCTGGCACTCACCTGTCACCGTTTCCCTCTGCGTCAACCAGGACCGGTCCATGGTCACCCACGGGCACCCTGCCCCGATCAGTTCCTCCGAGCTGATCGGACAACCGCCCAAGGCGCTCGCCGCCGTCGCTGACCTGGGTGAGGAACTGGAACCGTGGATGCTCGCGGCCAAGGAAGGGGGCACCAAGCTTTTTGGCGTGGTGGGCTGGGATCCCACGGGGGAGTGGTCCGAACGGCGCCTGGATCTTTTGGAAAACTTCCATGCCTTCCTGCCCAACGCGCCCGAAGCCATGGCCTTTACCGGCAAGGCAGACCCTTGGGCGGCGCTGTACTCCTTGGCAGACCGGGTCCCCGTGGCCGTGGTGACGCTCGGCCCGCAGGGTGCCGTGGCGCTGGACTCCGAGACCGGCGAGGAGGAATGGGTGCCTTCCCTGCCGGTGTCCGCCTACGATCCCACCGGTGCGGGCGACTGTTTTGGGGCTGCCTTCATTGTGGGGTGCCTGGCGGGGTGGAGGTTGGGGGACAGGCTCCGGTTCGCGAACCTCTGCGCCTCGCTGGCCGTCCAGGAGGTGGGCGGTTCGCTGGCGGCCCCCGGGTGGGGTGACATCGCCGACTGGTGGCAGCGGGCCAACGCGCGGAAGGAACGCCAGTCCAGCCAGTGGCTTCGGCGGTTCGCGTTCTTGGAACCCATCGTCAAAGACATCCCGGCGGAAGCGCAGCGACGCGCACGGGCCACCATCGCGCATTTGTCGGACGCGCAGTAG
- the mshA gene encoding D-inositol-3-phosphate glycosyltransferase, whose amino-acid sequence MPLIRRVAFLSLHTSPMEQPGAGDAGGMNVYVRALAMALAESGVEVEIFTRSTKAGQPAVEHPGPGVCVHNVMAGPRRKLPKEELPALLHQMVEEIDRIRGSQLHGRYDAIHSHYWVSGVAGLELSQLWGVPLVHTMHTMAKVKNLVLESGERPEPRRREEGEQRIVDGAARLVANTPAEAEELVSHYGADLDRIDVAPPGVDLKVFTPSFRRKSRSLRDVRPDSFHILFAGRIQRLKGPQVFVKAAGILRKRRPDIDLEMTILGSLSGAKDFNLQHIIEDAGLADVVTHRPPVVAPELASWFRSADVVVMPSFSESFGLVALEAQACGTPVVATNVGGLSRAISDGRTGMLVDGHDPSDWADALEDLYDDVQTREDMGRLAATHAESFGWQRTAAITLESYREAVGGLLVPRR is encoded by the coding sequence GTGCCGTTGATCCGTCGTGTGGCGTTCCTGTCCTTGCACACCTCCCCCATGGAGCAGCCGGGTGCCGGAGATGCCGGTGGGATGAACGTCTACGTCCGGGCGTTGGCCATGGCACTCGCGGAGTCCGGGGTGGAGGTGGAGATCTTTACCCGTTCCACCAAAGCGGGCCAACCCGCCGTCGAACATCCAGGGCCCGGCGTCTGCGTCCACAACGTCATGGCCGGGCCGCGCCGGAAACTGCCCAAGGAAGAGCTGCCCGCCCTCCTGCATCAGATGGTGGAAGAAATTGACAGGATCCGGGGAAGCCAACTTCACGGCCGCTACGATGCCATCCATTCGCACTACTGGGTTTCCGGGGTGGCAGGGCTTGAGTTGTCCCAGCTTTGGGGTGTTCCGCTGGTCCACACCATGCACACCATGGCCAAGGTCAAAAACCTGGTCCTCGAATCCGGTGAACGCCCCGAGCCCCGACGCCGCGAAGAGGGTGAGCAGCGGATCGTCGATGGCGCAGCCCGCCTGGTGGCCAATACGCCTGCCGAGGCCGAAGAACTGGTTTCCCACTACGGGGCCGATCTTGACCGGATCGACGTCGCCCCGCCAGGCGTGGACCTCAAAGTGTTCACACCGTCCTTCCGGCGGAAGTCACGTTCCTTGCGGGATGTCAGGCCGGACAGTTTCCATATCCTCTTCGCCGGCCGCATCCAGCGGCTCAAGGGCCCCCAGGTGTTCGTCAAAGCCGCAGGAATCCTGCGCAAGCGCCGGCCGGACATTGACCTTGAGATGACCATCCTGGGATCTCTGAGCGGGGCCAAGGATTTCAACCTTCAGCACATCATCGAAGACGCCGGACTGGCCGACGTCGTCACTCACCGGCCGCCTGTAGTGGCGCCGGAGCTGGCCAGTTGGTTCCGTTCAGCAGACGTCGTGGTCATGCCGTCGTTCAGCGAATCCTTCGGTTTGGTGGCCTTGGAAGCACAAGCGTGCGGTACACCCGTGGTCGCTACCAACGTGGGCGGCCTGTCCCGCGCCATTTCCGACGGGCGAACGGGCATGCTGGTGGACGGGCACGACCCCTCCGACTGGGCAGACGCCCTGGAAGACCTCTACGATGACGTCCAGACCCGGGAAGACATGGGCCGGTTGGCCGCTACCCATGCCGAATCCTTCGGATGGCAGCGGACGGCAGCCATCACCCTGGAAAGCTACCGCGAAGCAGTAGGTGGCTTGCTGGTTCCCCGGCGCTGA
- a CDS encoding formate--tetrahydrofolate ligase, which translates to MSENKVMSDLEIARNATILPIVDIAQRAGITVDALELYGPYKAKINPAKLVLPARTAPGKVVLVSAMSPTPAGEGKSTTTVGLADSLARAGHKVMIALREPSLGPILGMKGGATGGGYSQVLPMDDINLHFTGDFHAITSANNALMALVDNHIFQGNELGIDPRRIAFKRVLDMNDRSLREVVIGLGGPVQGVPRQDGFDITVASEIMAVFCLATDLDDLRSRLGRITFGYTYDRAPVTVADLGVEGALTMLLKDAIKPNLVQTIAGTPAVVHGGPFANIAHGCNSLIATSTAMQLADIVVTEAGFGADLGAEKYMDIKARIAAVAPSAVVVVATIRALKMQGGVPKDQLSQPNVEAMAAGVENLRRHVRNVAKFGISPIVSINKFATDTSAELEWLLAWCAAEGVEAAVADVWGRGGGGDGGDDLAAKVAAALDAPSDFHHLYPLEIPVEDKIRTIVQEIYGADGVEFSVPALKRLAEIEKNGWSDFPVCMAKTQYSFTDDASRLGAPKGFTVHVRELIPKTGAGFIVALTGAVMTMPGLPKEPAAMRMDVDAEGQPTGLF; encoded by the coding sequence ATGTCTGAGAACAAGGTCATGTCTGATCTTGAAATTGCCCGCAACGCCACCATCCTGCCCATTGTGGACATCGCCCAACGCGCGGGCATCACAGTGGATGCCCTTGAGTTGTATGGGCCCTATAAGGCCAAGATCAATCCGGCCAAGTTGGTACTCCCGGCCCGCACGGCACCTGGCAAGGTGGTACTCGTGTCCGCCATGTCCCCCACCCCGGCCGGTGAAGGGAAGTCCACCACCACCGTGGGGCTAGCAGACTCACTGGCACGCGCCGGACACAAAGTGATGATCGCCCTGCGCGAGCCCTCCTTGGGTCCCATTCTGGGCATGAAGGGCGGAGCCACCGGCGGTGGCTACTCGCAGGTGTTGCCCATGGACGACATCAACCTGCACTTCACCGGCGACTTCCACGCGATCACATCCGCCAACAACGCCCTCATGGCCCTGGTGGACAACCATATTTTCCAGGGCAACGAACTCGGTATCGATCCCCGCCGCATAGCGTTCAAACGCGTGCTGGACATGAACGACCGCTCGCTGCGGGAAGTGGTCATCGGCCTCGGCGGCCCCGTGCAGGGCGTGCCCCGGCAGGACGGCTTCGACATCACCGTCGCGTCCGAAATCATGGCGGTCTTTTGCCTGGCGACGGACTTGGACGATCTCCGCTCGCGGCTGGGCCGGATCACTTTTGGCTACACCTACGATCGCGCGCCGGTCACCGTTGCCGACCTCGGCGTCGAGGGTGCCCTGACCATGCTGTTGAAGGACGCCATCAAGCCCAACCTCGTCCAGACCATCGCCGGGACACCTGCTGTGGTTCACGGTGGCCCGTTCGCGAACATCGCCCACGGCTGCAACTCGTTGATCGCCACCAGCACGGCCATGCAACTCGCCGACATCGTGGTCACCGAAGCCGGATTCGGAGCAGACCTCGGCGCCGAAAAGTACATGGACATCAAGGCGAGAATCGCCGCGGTGGCGCCATCCGCCGTCGTGGTGGTTGCGACCATCAGGGCCCTCAAGATGCAGGGTGGGGTTCCCAAGGACCAACTCAGCCAACCGAACGTCGAGGCCATGGCCGCCGGGGTGGAGAACCTCCGGAGGCACGTCCGCAACGTCGCTAAGTTTGGCATCTCCCCCATCGTGTCGATCAACAAGTTCGCCACGGACACCTCCGCGGAACTGGAGTGGCTGCTCGCCTGGTGCGCCGCGGAAGGTGTGGAAGCCGCCGTCGCCGATGTCTGGGGCCGGGGCGGAGGAGGCGACGGCGGTGACGACCTCGCTGCCAAGGTGGCAGCTGCGCTGGACGCGCCCTCCGATTTCCACCACCTCTACCCGCTGGAAATCCCTGTGGAGGATAAGATCCGGACCATCGTGCAGGAGATCTACGGGGCCGACGGCGTCGAGTTCTCGGTTCCTGCCCTGAAGCGCCTCGCGGAGATCGAAAAGAACGGCTGGTCCGACTTCCCCGTCTGCATGGCCAAGACACAGTATTCCTTCACGGACGACGCCTCCCGGCTGGGGGCACCGAAGGGATTCACAGTGCACGTCCGGGAGCTGATCCCCAAGACCGGCGCCGGGTTCATTGTCGCGTTGACCGGCGCTGTCATGACCATGCCCGGACTGCCCAAGGAGCCGGCCGCCATGCGCATGGATGTGGACGCTGAAGGCCAACCCACGGGCCTCTTCTAG
- the alr gene encoding alanine racemase, translating into MTYEAAAEIGIGSKASIAKSAVLERSAVIDLEAVRHNVRQFVAIASPATVMAVVKADAYGHGAVQVARAALDAGAAWLGVAHISEALALRAAGVDAPLLAWLHTRESNFQAAVAAGIDVGISGWELDAVVAAAREQERPARVHLKVDTGLGRNGCPIADWDQLVGQAMEYQDQGLLRVVGIFSHLAVADEPHRPETDEQLAVFREAIAMAEDAGVDMEVRHIANTPATLSRPDSHFDLVRVGLGIYGLSPFEGATSAELGLHPAMTVRTLLSNCKKVPEGQGVSYGLNYRTSGESTLGLVPLGYADGVPRIGTGGPVRVNGTNYPVVGRIAMDQMVIDLGALTSDEAAAFKGAEAVMLGDGADGGPTADDWAAAAGTNNYEIVTRISPRVPRTYINEVPAQAEAHKAAGHATETAAL; encoded by the coding sequence GTGACTTACGAAGCAGCTGCAGAAATCGGTATCGGGTCGAAAGCCTCCATAGCAAAGTCGGCGGTGCTGGAACGCTCCGCCGTGATTGACCTCGAAGCCGTGCGGCACAACGTGCGTCAGTTCGTCGCCATCGCGTCCCCTGCTACGGTCATGGCCGTGGTGAAGGCGGACGCTTACGGTCACGGAGCCGTCCAGGTGGCACGCGCAGCGCTCGACGCCGGGGCCGCCTGGCTCGGTGTCGCGCACATCTCCGAGGCGCTCGCCTTGCGCGCTGCCGGAGTGGATGCCCCGCTGCTCGCGTGGCTGCACACCCGTGAAAGCAACTTCCAAGCGGCAGTGGCCGCCGGCATCGACGTCGGAATTTCCGGCTGGGAGTTGGACGCCGTGGTCGCGGCAGCCCGCGAACAGGAACGGCCCGCACGCGTCCACCTCAAGGTGGATACCGGCCTGGGACGCAACGGCTGCCCCATTGCCGATTGGGATCAATTGGTTGGCCAGGCCATGGAGTACCAGGATCAAGGCCTGCTGCGCGTGGTGGGTATCTTCTCGCACCTCGCTGTGGCTGACGAGCCGCACCGGCCGGAAACCGATGAGCAACTGGCCGTCTTCCGTGAAGCAATCGCCATGGCCGAGGACGCCGGAGTGGACATGGAAGTCCGGCATATCGCCAATACCCCTGCCACGCTGTCCCGCCCGGACTCACACTTCGATCTTGTGCGCGTGGGCCTCGGCATCTACGGACTCTCGCCCTTCGAAGGGGCAACTTCTGCCGAACTTGGCCTGCACCCGGCCATGACAGTCCGCACGCTCCTGTCCAACTGCAAGAAGGTCCCCGAGGGTCAGGGTGTCTCCTACGGCCTCAACTACCGGACCAGCGGGGAAAGCACGCTGGGCCTGGTGCCGTTGGGCTACGCCGACGGTGTCCCGCGCATTGGCACCGGCGGCCCGGTCCGCGTCAACGGCACCAACTACCCCGTAGTGGGCAGGATCGCGATGGACCAGATGGTCATTGACCTCGGAGCACTGACGTCGGACGAGGCAGCGGCTTTCAAGGGCGCCGAAGCCGTCATGCTCGGCGACGGTGCCGACGGCGGTCCCACGGCTGACGACTGGGCCGCGGCCGCGGGGACCAACAACTATGAGATTGTTACCCGCATCAGCCCTCGGGTGCCGCGCACTTACATCAACGAGGTGCCTGCGCAGGCAGAGGCCCACAAGGCTGCCGGCCACGCGACAGAGACGGCAGCACTGTGA
- the tsaE gene encoding tRNA (adenosine(37)-N6)-threonylcarbamoyltransferase complex ATPase subunit type 1 TsaE, with the protein MSEPQWERTLTVTTAEQTHALAAAVGGVLEAGDLLVLTGELGAGKTTFTQGLGEGLGVRAGIISPTFVLVRIHPNLADGPRPGGPDLVHVDAYRLESAAEIDDIDLENTMDTAVTVVEWGRDRVEHLSDSRLEVDLHRSVGGESPATDAAAAGDVMDFDTDDDDEPRTLVFRGYGPRWAEVPRLLETPSPEKGN; encoded by the coding sequence GTGAGCGAACCCCAATGGGAGCGCACCCTGACGGTCACGACGGCGGAGCAGACGCATGCGCTCGCAGCAGCTGTGGGCGGGGTGCTTGAGGCCGGGGATCTCCTGGTCCTGACGGGCGAACTGGGTGCCGGAAAGACGACGTTCACCCAGGGGCTGGGCGAAGGCCTTGGCGTCCGCGCCGGCATCATTTCCCCCACGTTCGTGTTGGTCCGGATCCATCCCAATCTCGCCGATGGCCCCAGGCCCGGCGGCCCGGACCTGGTCCATGTGGATGCTTACCGGCTGGAATCGGCCGCGGAGATCGACGACATCGATCTGGAGAACACCATGGACACCGCGGTCACCGTGGTGGAGTGGGGCCGGGACCGGGTGGAGCACCTCTCGGACAGCCGCCTGGAGGTTGACCTGCACAGGTCTGTAGGTGGGGAGAGTCCGGCAACCGACGCCGCAGCAGCCGGCGACGTCATGGACTTCGATACCGATGACGACGACGAACCCCGCACCCTGGTTTTCCGTGGATACGGTCCCCGCTGGGCCGAAGTTCCGCGGCTTCTTGAAACCCCGTCACCAGAGAAAGGCAACTGA